In the Leguminivora glycinivorella isolate SPB_JAAS2020 chromosome 9, LegGlyc_1.1, whole genome shotgun sequence genome, tcccttcaactatctccacttaaaaaacatgtcaatccgtcgctccgtttggccgtgaaagacggacaaacaaacacacattatctttggtgaaacaacgaattcttccacttcagattatagagtaaccagcttttcccatttataataaactaggttttgaccgcggcttcgctcgcgtaagaaagacacaaaaggtagcctatgtcactctcctctccatcccttcaactaaatccccttaaataatcacgtcaattcgtcgctccggttttgccgtgaaagacggacaaacaaacagacacacaccctttcttattgtaattttagtatggatttgacattattatttatatttaaataattatatacgtatagcctaatttcgtcggtaacagcgtgttatgtaatggcgtcgttggtgatcagtcgcctgtcacgccgtgaaactgcgttcgaatcccgggattctataaactttttgtattttttttggatataaatttcgtattttttattgaccgagcaagaatggagagccgaaggtatcaattttatcttagagaacatattgatttttttattgtcattttgattttctatttattaagttgagatataaaacacaacttttaataccctcgctaaatataatatattctcgaaattactccttagataaaaaaagtccacttgagtttttaaagcactacgatactcagttaactattgcattttcatttactaatttaggatttcaaaagcgatttgaatacccttgctccatcgaaaataaacaatatgcGAGCGGTTCAACTTTGGAATGAGTTGCTTCCGTCCTTAAGGAAATCGCAGTCCGTTGCCTCGCTCAAGGGGCAGTTAAAAAAGCTGTGGCTATCGGAACATGGATGACTTGTTTGTAACTAGTTATAGatactatataaaaatatatattaaaatatataaaaatatatatatattgttatatattctttatatttgatgtaccttttattccaattttattttattatttttttgttttagtctcttttatatttttatgggctttcctataaactgttgtactaagtgctatatttgtctaccatttttcatcacatttcacctactcaaaggttagctggaagaaatcccttaaagggataagttcgcctttgtactgtctatcctgtgtcatatttgtgttttgtgttttgtacaataaagagtttatacatacatacatacaattagaaaaaaaatcattcgaatcgtactttagaaactaaaatttaactatactttttggatttttttaaaatatcagattaggataattatgttagaaattctgagttcgacgaacccaaaaattattaccatgtaagagaataggtttttaatctgttttgtggaaaacgctcagtaactactgtacgagtacatatacatttatgtataataataaaacaaaaaatagtgtctcacagtgttgtgttcctgccggtgagtaaggctggcagagctcaacgagggtgcggggtgctgacgacgggagggacggaactaatttgttccgtctattgtcctttcagtcgtcggcaacccaaactctcctttgaacttgtacactcatttttgctgtgcacacacagcaaaggggagtgtacaagtttctaatggggcggcaacgcgcatacgacactctttgagttgcaggcgtccataggttacggtgaccgctttccatcaggcggaccgtatgcttaattgccaccgacgtagtattaaaaaaaaagaaccggccaagtgcgagtcggactcgcgcaccgagggttccgtaatatgcagcttaaattgctgtttcttttgattgcgttgacatagaagtttgattttgttacagcttaaaggtattatagacctgagtatttggtatgaatttcaatttaatacctctacgcgtttatgaggaaatgggtagtaaggttaaaattattaaaaaaaaatatattatgtgatgtaactaaaaatttatggttttcgtaatttttcctttatctatgctataagacgttgcttcgtaccaaatttcaagattctgagttcacgggaagcaccctgtaggttttgattcccttgcaagtgtcgaaaatttgcggcataaacggctctatcttttgattgcgttggcttagaagtttgattttttcacagcttcaagggacagtagacctgagtaattgatataaatttcagcttcatacctccacgcgttcctgagaaaaagggtcttgacagacggacggacggacggacggacagacggacaacaaagtgatcctataagggttccgttttttccttttgaggtacggaaccctaaaaagagaaaaagtcctggattcgaacccagtacttccatgcaaatcatgcgatggcacgtatttaccgcaaggctatttaaacaagctgtcgccgcgtgaaattatcgactagaaggaatacaaaaacactgtttgtatgtgtgagtggtacttaaaaatagtgtaaaatagtaaatttatctacattaaggggattaacgttacaatgagaagttgaatgtatgttgtaatacgtcaattttaatattaaatgttcgcgaagcataattgaaagtatataaatgcctgtacgactccacaaaaaaaataagaccggtaatttgcagattaacgccatctaacgcagcctgagcttcgggtaacctaggcgagccaccttaatatAATATGATACGACGTGTAAAAGTGCTCCTGCGGCCTATTTGCGTGATAAATGATTTTGATATTGTCATTAATTTCCTTATAATAACTTATATGTTTTGATGGTAATATATTTCTGAGTCTGACTGAATTAAAAAagagtaggtatatatttaccCATCCTGGCTAAAGTCAGCGATGTATCCCTTTCCCTTATTGTTGTAAATGTTCCACATCAACTGCCGCTCTTTGCTAGGATCGTCCCACGTGTACAACATGGACTGGTAAGGACTTAGCAGTGCCACCTGTAACAGAAGACAagtattttatcacttatttaatattttcttgTATTGTGCGCTTAATGTTAGGATTTAATCATTAGACTAGCTTTTctccgcggtttcgctcgcattaaattcaaaaactacaaaatgctccatacaaactcctaccctccattttagggaagtggggaattaaaaagagacaaaagtagcccaTATCACTCTCTATCctttcaattatctccacttaaaaatcacgttaattcgtcgctccgttttgacgtgaaagacggacaaacaaacacatatACTTTCCCATTAATTCATAACTCTTATACTTATCAAAGTAAAGCTTGTAAATACTGCCCAAGACTAGAGGTACAATACTTGGTGTGCCTGGAATTTTAACCCAGGTAAGACCacctaatgaaatgaaatgaaatgaaatatttattttccaagtaggcatattacaatgcgcttatgaacgtcaaataaaactacgccggctctaaccctacgcctcagcctcgagaagatttcagtcccccctcagttggaggagggtatccactatgggaccggcaagaaactcggcgggccacttcttttcaaaacattacatcttatatttaacatgcattaaaaaaaaacaagatacaatttaataagcaaaagtattcataaaaaaaaatattaacacaagaaattatacaaagtacaaagctattaatatgattattaataagagatgttagagatgtatagagtctctaagtgtcaaagtacatctaaaaaaaattatacatgaagaaaaaaaccgaataactaaaataactttagagttgtaaaagactcttgttgtcttaagcaaaggaaaaaaaaaaatatgtatacttaatctacttttttccttggagatgtatatggtctccaagagtcagaaagaaaaataaacaaacaaggaccgaacagagtgcctcaacgtaatctcataaTGACATTGTAAGAGACAAGAAGCACATACAGACTGACTGTAATTATTGTACGTCTTCCTAATCATTCTTACAATACGAAATGTGACTCTAgacttatcttatcttatcttaaatctggcccttacggatacacttcgacccatcgggatcttttgtgcaattaacCCCCACGAtactaagatccttcagctactcaggagcttctcgaccatctccacgtatcggatgatgaggctcacgggtagctctctgaagtcctttggcaccaggtagcctgctccaaagttcttcactctttgtctggcgagggtgtgacattcacacattagatgtctgatggtctcttcctcttcgccacacatacgacaatcagtgttgtcagcgtgtcccatcttggccaaaattcctttgactcTAGACTTACAATCCCAAGCAATTTTTAGTACAAATCACACCCACCTGTCCAGATTCCTTCTGGTGTAGTTTGAGGAACAGGTCGTCACACAAGTTGTCAATGCGTACGGGCGCGTCGCCTGCCGTATACGGCTTGAAGGTGATGGTGAATGGACGGTCTGTACCTCCAGTCACTTCTACTGAGATCGCCGACTAGAAAGAAAAACGTTAATAATACTTTTAGTTTTAGAGTTACGATAAACTAAAGACACATTTACGAACAGTTGAGCATACCtactttattataaatttatatcattattagttttttttaaatgaacaaATAAGCGCtgatagcctagcggtaagtgcgtgcgactttcgttctggaggtcgcgggttcgaaccccggctagcaccaatgagtttttcacttatgtgcgaaatgccatttgatatttgccagtcgcttttcggtgaaggaaaacatcgtgaggaaaccggactaattccaataaggtctagttacccttcgggttggaaggtcagatggcagtcgctttcgtaaaactagtgcctacgccaaatcttgggattagttgtcaaagcggaccccaggctcccatgagccgccggaaatgctgggataacgcaaaaGAGGATGATGAAATCAACCTGTTCTAAACACTCGTATTTTATTACCTTGAAAGTCTTTATTTATTATGCAAGTTACACGTGTATGTAGGTACCTCGTACCTCCTAATAATTCTGATCCTAGGCAATATAAAGTTAGATATAAACGCTgtattttcatttcatatttcaaATCAAATGGTAAGTAGAATTTGGTAAACCgatgtctaaaaaaataaataatacctactagtACATTTCGACACTATTCGGAAGTCATATCATAACACAGCATAACGACATATTGCATAACTGCATCCGTACATCGTACTACTCTGAAACATACAACCTTGTCACTTTCACTAGTTTAACTGCATCATTTGGCGCCACTTACTTCCGCGTTAAAGCGACAAAGTCGTAACGGTGCGTCGAAGATGGATGTGTTAATTCAATTTACACCACTTTCATCTCAACTATTATAAGACATGAAAAATGTTCGCTGGAGCTCAGTTTTCAGTAGAACCCAAGGTTGGAAACACtataagttattaaaaaaaaatcatatagaaacctttaaaaatgtgtaatatAATTTCAGTGACAGTGCTAATAACATTATTCAGTGCCGTTTTCAGTGAAGATGCATTTCTAAACGAAACTATACACATTCGAGTAAAACGTGGAAAGTACTACTCCTATCCATCTAGATTCTACAGGCGACCCCCAAACATTTACCCAGTAAAGGGGGCATTTTCTATAACACCCCCTCCAGGGTACATGATGGATGATGATGAACCTTACCCAGGAAGACCCTATGATCCAAGACCTAAGGTTAGTAAAAGACCCAATGACGGCTTAAGAGACGAAGACATAAATAACATAGTGAAATACTTAAGTAAGCAAGATTTGGATAAGCTCATAGATATGGCCAGCGATAAAGAAAGATATAGAGAAAATTCAGTTGAAAGGAGACCTTACAAGCGAGATGAAAGTAGAGTTAAAGAAACTGAACATCCTACTTCAGGGTTTTCTTTTAACGGTCCTTATAAAATCTATGAATCAGACAAATATAATAGCAACGGACCATGGGTAGAATCAGAATCAATCCCTGTTCATTTCAAGCCACAAGACGATGTTTATAATGGGCCTATTAGATCCCAAAATACTGAAGAATTCAGGCCTAAACCacaagaaaattataataaatacaacGGCCCATACGCACCAACAGATTTACTAAACTACGTAGAAGATGCAACGCAATCAAAAATAGTTTACATCAATCATGAAACTCCAAATATGTCAACAGAAGAATCAATGCAAAATAAACAGATATCATATTTAAACGCGTATATACATCATGAGATAAATGGTATGCCTAAACAGGATATACAAAGAGAGGAACTATTGCCAAAACCTGTTAATTTGCGAGAAGAAGACTTTGATATATCCTATACAAATAATGTGCCAACGGTAGTAAGGCCCGGATATAAGGTGGAGAATTTTGGAGATCTTCCTTTGATGAGTAATGCTCATAAATTGGATACAGTCAGTTCGTACAAAGTGCCACATTATACAGTAAGTAATGAAAGAAAACTCTGTCAAAattttccgtagttttcagtagcgtcgatacaactcgattcccaacgggttccgaGAAAgtgcagtatctgtagaagtccctacaaaacagatcccaaaaCCCCTCTGGCTTTACCAGCAAAAATTTTCACGCGTCGCCACTGGtagtttttataacaaatacgagtataagggccggttgcatcaaaccgtctgtcaccgtcaaagcgttcgttaaattttataatatgggaagttccatagtcgtctgctgcgtgatgatgtgtctgtcaaatatggttgatgcaactggccctaaagaGTGGAAATGGTTAATGGTCATAACTACGTATTTAAAGACTTTCTAAATTTACTTAATATCATTgatcattacattacattatttCTGTTATCCTCATACAAGTCTaccaaataaatgcccttgcaTTGATCTACTAAGTAGCATAACCGACAGATAGATTCACAGCCAAATATGGTTTAGTTAAAAGACGTCTAGTCTACTCGGGACCAAATATCCCCATAAGCTATAACAACATccaataatgtaaacaaaaacaCTTCATTTTTACAGGTAACGTCAAGCTCAAAATACAGCCCACCTCCACCACCgccatcatcttcatcatcatcatcttcacTATCATCGTCATCATATTCATCACCCTCCGTGCCCCTAGAACCAGCGGCCCCTATCTCAGCCGCGAAGGAACAGAGCGACGCGCATCTTAAAGCTGTTAAGATATGGACCCATCGGTCGCAGGGGACAGCTTATACTTTGCATAGTGATGGGACGCTTTCTTTAGAAAGGCAGAAGTCCAAAACTAAATATGGACAATGACTTAACGGACAAAGTTACAGTTCTACAAGTTACATTCTACGCTGGGAACAGAAACGTTGAATTAGTAGGTCCGGTCCGGCCGAAACGGACCGGGACAGAATGATGATAATAATTAATGTCCTACAATTTTAAATGGACATTATTAAGATATGAACCTATTGTTTATATGTCACAAGGAATAGTCTATATGTTACATAATAATACGTTACAGACTAATAGAAAACAAGTGGATCGCGTATATCTTTATAATATAACCTAATACCTACTAACGGGTAACCTAGATAGCCTAGGTTTCTAGTAAAGACTGTGGTGTACCTAATttaaactaatttatttatgattaaTACTTTAAGACGCTCAAATAGTTTAAGAACATGAGGTGGTAAGTTAGATAATAATGTTTTTGCAGCACCACCAAAAATAAtgtagaaaatattaaaaataaagaaactAATCAAACTAATTCAAGATCATACATGACTATTATGACTTACCTGAACTTAAGGACCTGTTTGTTATGAGTAAGAATCACCGTCTTAGAGGCCACAGCTTGAAAATTACTCGCGTTCCCAGCACAAGCAATCCTAGGAAGCACTTCCTATCAAACCGTGTCGTACGCGAGTGGAATAAACTACCAGAAACAGTGATAAGTGCTCCCTCAGTgaacagtttcaaaaacagacttgataaacatttaaaactaaaatataaacattaactatagaacaacaagtgcagtgatatacacgcatcagctatcagctgctagtgtatcaaataatataataataataatgtttctatttatttatgttcctAATCCCAGAGAGCTTTTTCTTGTTacattatggttcaaaagttattgTTCTTTTAAAAGAACGTTGGGACTCACGAGGGACGAagtaataacatttatttatttattttgacgaccggtctggcgcagtcggtagtgaccctgcctgctgcgccgcggtcccgggttcgaatcccggtaagggcatttatttgtgtgatgagcacagatatttgttcctgagtcatggatgttttcgatgtatataagtatttatatattatatatatcgttgtctgagtacccacaacacaagccttcttgagcttaccgtgggcctcagtcaatctgtgtaagaatgtcctataatatttatttatttatttatttatttcaacacaaataatacaataaaatcaCTCACCCCCTTATCCATTCTCAGTACTGTAAAATGATTCTTCGTTATCGGGAAATGCTGGCTCACGACTCCCGAGTCCCTGTTAACAAGTGATGAAATTTTGATACTTAATCAATCGAGACAAAaaagaaataagtaaataaatcaaTCTATAAAAAAATGGAATGTTTTATGTCTCGAATGAGACTCAAACTCGCGCTTCCGAGGTAGCACAAGCAATAGTGAAacttgcacgaaataaagcatcagataattataagaataacatggagagaagttatttttaaatccaatttctatttaataagtcaggtagtaatatataaagtaactcagttgaccgtgacgtcattcAATTCAATACGATTCGGGTTtccttataaatatattttttttccacttgttattttaccactttgtcggcgtgattgatatacatattggtacccagctttctagtgctaataacggtcactaagattatccgcgggcggacggacggacggacatggtGAAATTATACGGATTCCTAGTttaagttgactacggaaccctaaacaaGGTGCCCCTCGAATTTTACACCTCAAATAGTCTGAAATAGACGTTACGGCCAAcgggatttttttattttattaactgtTGTTTTTGAAGATGAATGGCCCTCGCTAGGATACGGGCGACCATTCACCTTGAAGCTGTGGTAAATCATTCTTTAGGTGTTGTTGAACTTTTTTAGATTATTGATAATTTTGTTGATGTGTGTTGTGAATGGAATGAGTTACCTGTACTTGCAGTGCATAGCCATGGAGTCGGTCTGAGGCCAGAACGGTGTGCACTGCTGCGGCGCCAGGTCTATCCAGAGGTCCGCCGCCTCGTTCTCCTCCATGAACCGCAGGTGCCGCTTACTGTCGTTGTACACCAGGAAGTAGGGGAGGAGGGTCACGATCTTGGTCAGTTGGGGGCAGAGCTCCGAGAGTGTTACCTGGGggagaaaatttaaaattaccgTTTattacatcatcatcctcctcgcggcatttgccacggctcatgggagcctggggtccgctttgacaactaatcccaggatttggcgtaggcactagttttacgaaaatgactgcattggaattagtccgctttccacacgatgttttccttcaccgaaaagcgactggcaaatatcaaatgacatttcgcacataagttccgaaaaacacaTTGGTACGAGgcggggttcaaacccgcgacctccggatcgaaagtcgcacgttcttaccgctaggccaccagcgctttttttttaatgcatgtaaTTAGGTTAAAAATGTAAGGAAAGTCTCCTTATTTCCCTTTCTATCCCTGAAATTacgaaaaacattgtgtacTTTCCAAGGACCGCACGTGCGGTACATAAACTTCTACGAATAAGGCCCTCGCCTAAAGCTTCAGGTTTTAATTTGCACTTAATTCGAAATTCCCGTTTACCGCCCTATTAACACAGTGCAATATGATGTTATATATACTGGGAATAATGTGTGTAATGTAAGTGTATTAAACTTACATTGAGCAGGATCCGATAGTTCATCTTTCTCTCAGTATGCGCACAAACAATAAGgcccggcgcggcggcggcggcgcggcaggCTCGGGACCACGCGGACTGTTCCACAAACATAACAAACCAACACATCATATACCTATgacaccaggcaggcaagcatggtcgcgcgataaatgatgcgtcaagccgtccttttcgcactaattGTAAATGCGATAGAGAGTTagagacgcaccgatgcgaAAAAGCTTATAGAACTAGTgccaaatactatgtaaactctacgagttaatacgtgcagcttggtgccaaagttggcaacatgcgatactagcgcccctagcggcatgagttgatcaaaatagtttagttcatacagtataaaattaaaaaaagtcacacattcttatttttttgttttattccgtctaaaaatgttaaagtagatcaagtaatcgcattttctattttaatttactaaaataaaagtctgacaaactactttgaacaactcgtaccgctagatggcgctagtaaaattgttgccgctccattgtatgggaaacgtcagaagctgcacgtattaactctagagtttatatagtatttgctAGTGCGCAGTATAGTACCTATAGTAAACTGAGAATATCAACAATATTTATTCAACGTCGAAGCTTCGTAGATATAAGAACGTGAACcgaattagtgcgttttcacattatccgatctgatatcggatgtaggacccatatcccatacattgaagacACCATcattgatttttgcctttgaagtccttccgacatccgataccggatgggataatgtgaaaacgcacttaagaaAACTTGATTTCTACTCAAACTAAATGAATAGCGTATATACGAACGTAATACTAGAATAACGTAATATGTACTAAATAAGAAGCGTTTCTGAACGCTCACCGACTAATTAGAATTACTATCTTGAAGGTGACCCGTGCCACATACACTTGTCTTTTTCTTTCATTTTCTTCACAattgtttttagaaaaatataacGAAACTAAATATTACCTGATGCGCGCGCAGTCGAAGTTTATCGGCTTGCCGATGCCGTCTCGCCGGCGACCAAAGAAGTGGTTCGTCTGTCACTTCGTACACCGTGTCAGAATGGCTACCCTGTAGATCAAAAAATGCGTAGGTATATAGAAGTACTAGAATTTTCTGTTAAAAAGAATAGTCATTCATTTGAATGTCAATTTTTAGACTACGGAAACTTTTCGCTAAATTATGTCTaatcacatacatacaatcacgcccataaaggggtaggcagagcacatgaaactgctaaagttacagtgcctctcttggcaaataaggggttgaaagaaaacgaaactgtgacattgcagtgacaggctgccagcctctcgtctacgccacaatttaccccatatcccacagtcgccttctacgggaagaaagggggtggtgaaattcttaacccgtcaccacaaggGTGTCTAATTATaattctaataaaataaaagcttaAAACAACTGACAGCGTGTTAAAATTACGACGGCGACTAAGTTCTTGTAACTCTTAAAATCATTTTGCTTGTTTTACGAACTTCGGTACCTACCTTGAGTTGCAACGGCAGTGTAGTTTTATTAATAATCCAATACGGCGCATGCAGATGCAGCTGCCAGCAGTCTGCCCTTCGCAACCACGCCCGGACACCCAGCTGTTTATTCCCGCCCTGGGTGTCGCATTCTGTACTCATTGTTATGTTCTTTTCCGTCACGTCTGCAAAAATAAAACTTCATGAATCTTAATAATAGTCATCACGGGGATTCGAAAAAGGAGCCGTAAACAGGAAGTGCCGATTGCAAAATAATTTGATGCGGTTTTAGAATGGTTGCGATACGACCTCAACCATTTTTTTCCCCAGCGCTAGGCCCGGAAAATGCTAGGTTGAGGAAGAATTTAAGAgcatacatatcgtcactacttaaaaaaaaacttgtaacttcgtctgtcaatgaaaagaaaattgaagtaagtaactaagtatgtatggaatgcatatagacttactgtgttttaactttgaggagcagcgtgagatacgagattttttaaaagtagtgacgatataatattgtcttcggttaccgcgatag is a window encoding:
- the LOC125229427 gene encoding uncharacterized protein LOC125229427, which gives rise to MCNIISVTVLITLFSAVFSEDAFLNETIHIRVKRGKYYSYPSRFYRRPPNIYPVKGAFSITPPPGYMMDDDEPYPGRPYDPRPKVSKRPNDGLRDEDINNIVKYLSKQDLDKLIDMASDKERYRENSVERRPYKRDESRVKETEHPTSGFSFNGPYKIYESDKYNSNGPWVESESIPVHFKPQDDVYNGPIRSQNTEEFRPKPQENYNKYNGPYAPTDLLNYVEDATQSKIVYINHETPNMSTEESMQNKQISYLNAYIHHEINGMPKQDIQREELLPKPVNLREEDFDISYTNNVPTVVRPGYKVENFGDLPLMSNAHKLDTVSSYKVPHYTVTSSSKYSPPPPPPSSSSSSSSLSSSSYSSPSVPLEPAAPISAAKEQSDAHLKAVKIWTHRSQGTAYTLHSDGTLSLERQKSKTKYGQ